The following proteins are encoded in a genomic region of Methylobacterium tardum:
- a CDS encoding DUF4381 family protein — protein MNPVTPAEIPLSLDQLRGLHLPGGAAGAVQGEIIAAAALGFLAALLVGLVRYGRSRSRATIRRAALAELTRSRGLDPEARLLAQARLLRRLGRTLGGEAESRAAGADWAARLDGLFKTDFFTRGAGRVLADGLYRRQAPDLDALDAELGRLIGRLRA, from the coding sequence ATGAATCCCGTCACGCCCGCCGAGATCCCCCTGTCCCTCGACCAGCTCCGCGGCCTGCACCTGCCCGGCGGCGCCGCGGGCGCCGTGCAGGGCGAGATCATCGCGGCGGCCGCCCTGGGCTTCCTCGCCGCCCTGCTGGTCGGGCTGGTGCGCTACGGGCGCAGCCGGTCCCGGGCCACCATCCGCCGGGCGGCGCTGGCCGAGCTGACCCGGAGCCGCGGCCTCGATCCGGAGGCGCGCCTCCTGGCCCAGGCCCGTCTGCTGCGCCGCCTCGGCCGGACGCTCGGCGGTGAGGCGGAGAGCCGGGCCGCGGGGGCCGACTGGGCGGCCCGCCTCGACGGGCTGTTCAAGACCGACTTCTTCACGCGGGGTGCCGGACGGGTGCTCGCCGACGGCCTGTACCGGCGGCAGGCGCCGGACCTCGACGCCCTCGATGCCGAGCTAGGCCGCCTGATCGGACGGCTGCGGGCATGA
- a CDS encoding DUF58 domain-containing protein, with protein sequence MGLRHLARRGSAPATRTLAGLPGGIVTRRRGRGSEPEDVRLWSEGDDRRFIDRNATARTGQLHVRTHHDERDRAVVLLADFRPSMLFGTRRALRSVAAAEALALLGWRVAADGGRVGLAVASAGAPTVLRPAGGERAMIAVTGALAQAHADALGAETGSPARAEPPLEGTLGLARSLLPAGGHLVIASALDDPGPGFGELLTLLAERIAIRLILVSDAFERARPPGYYPFALADGRRGTALPKAAGPAGESAEARLADYARRGIAGVRLDVETGPEAYAPLMERLDAVL encoded by the coding sequence ATGGGCCTGCGCCACCTCGCCCGCCGCGGCTCGGCGCCCGCGACCCGGACGCTCGCGGGCCTGCCCGGCGGCATTGTCACCCGGCGCCGCGGGCGCGGCTCGGAGCCGGAGGATGTCCGGCTCTGGTCCGAGGGCGACGACCGCCGCTTCATCGACCGGAACGCCACCGCCCGCACCGGGCAGCTGCACGTGCGCACCCATCACGACGAGCGCGACCGCGCCGTGGTGCTGCTCGCCGATTTCCGGCCCTCCATGCTGTTCGGCACTCGCCGGGCGCTCCGCTCGGTCGCGGCCGCCGAGGCCCTGGCGCTGCTCGGCTGGCGGGTCGCCGCCGATGGCGGCCGGGTCGGCCTCGCGGTGGCGTCGGCCGGCGCGCCCACGGTTCTGCGGCCGGCGGGCGGCGAGCGCGCCATGATCGCGGTGACCGGCGCCCTCGCCCAGGCCCACGCCGACGCCCTGGGGGCGGAAACCGGCTCACCTGCCCGCGCGGAGCCGCCTCTGGAGGGGACGCTCGGTCTCGCGCGCAGCCTGCTGCCCGCCGGCGGCCATCTCGTCATCGCCAGCGCCCTCGACGATCCCGGCCCGGGCTTCGGCGAACTCCTGACGCTGCTCGCCGAGCGGATCGCGATCCGGCTTATCCTGGTCAGCGACGCCTTCGAGCGCGCCCGGCCGCCGGGCTACTACCCCTTCGCCCTCGCGGATGGCCGCCGCGGGACCGCGCTGCCGAAAGCCGCCGGGCCGGCGGGGGAGTCCGCCGAAGCCCGGCTCGCCGACTATGCCCGCCGGGGCATCGCGGGCGTGCGCCTCGACGTCGAGACCGGCCCGGAGGCCTACGCGCCGCTCATGGAGCGCCTTGATGCGGTGCTGTGA
- a CDS encoding AAA family ATPase — protein sequence MSGVRAERRPESVPDAELHGRVMALREGLERGLIGSAGLVERLLIGLLTGGHLLIEGAPGLAKTRAVKRLADGLDGSFARIQCTPDLMPADLTGTTVWRQDSGTFEFLPGPLFHALVLVGEVNRAPPKVQSALLESMAEGQVTVSGHTHRLSDPFMVVATQNPIEHAGTFPLPEAQLDRFLLHVVVDMPDETTERAILDLVEGEITHHVDAMTMRLSLADVRAAREAALATYVSPALKDYLVRLVAATRTDAAAPDLRALIEHPASPRGTLALMMAGKARAWLRGRDHVIPEDVTELARDALSHRIGLTWRAAAEGKTARGVVGDLIQRVRAL from the coding sequence ATGAGCGGTGTGCGCGCCGAACGCCGGCCCGAGAGCGTCCCGGATGCGGAGCTGCACGGCCGCGTCATGGCGCTGCGCGAGGGGCTGGAGCGCGGCCTGATCGGCAGCGCCGGCCTCGTGGAGCGCCTGCTGATCGGGCTCCTGACCGGCGGCCACCTGCTGATCGAGGGCGCGCCGGGGCTGGCCAAGACCCGCGCGGTCAAGCGGCTCGCCGACGGGCTCGACGGCTCCTTCGCGCGCATCCAGTGCACGCCGGACCTGATGCCGGCCGACCTCACCGGCACCACGGTGTGGCGCCAGGACAGCGGCACCTTCGAGTTCCTGCCCGGGCCGCTGTTCCACGCCCTCGTGCTGGTCGGCGAGGTCAACCGCGCGCCCCCGAAGGTGCAGTCGGCGCTGCTCGAATCCATGGCCGAGGGGCAGGTGACGGTCTCGGGCCACACCCACCGCCTGTCCGACCCGTTCATGGTCGTGGCGACCCAGAACCCGATCGAGCATGCCGGCACCTTCCCGCTGCCGGAGGCGCAGCTCGACCGCTTCCTCCTCCACGTCGTGGTCGACATGCCCGACGAGACCACCGAGCGGGCGATCCTCGACCTGGTCGAGGGCGAGATCACCCACCACGTCGACGCGATGACCATGCGGCTGTCGCTGGCCGACGTGCGCGCCGCCCGGGAGGCGGCGCTCGCCACCTACGTGTCGCCGGCGCTCAAGGACTACCTCGTCCGGCTGGTGGCGGCGACCCGCACCGACGCCGCCGCCCCGGACCTGCGCGCCCTGATCGAGCACCCGGCCTCGCCGCGCGGCACCCTGGCGCTGATGATGGCCGGCAAGGCCCGGGCCTGGCTGCGCGGTCGCGACCATGTGATCCCCGAGGATGTCACGGAACTCGCGCGCGACGCCCTCTCCCACCGCATCGGCCTGACCTGGCGGGCGGCCGCCGAGGGCAAGACGGCGCGCGGCGTCGTCGGCGACCTGATCCAGCGGGTGCGGGCGCTCTGA
- a CDS encoding MFS transporter — MPDASTLTAERAPAPVARAGTANVLRLAIAQALAGANSVVVFSTGAIVGDMLAPSKILATLPISIFVVGMAACSLPAGSIARRYGRNAAFMSGTSCGVLVGLLSALAILAANFWLFSAAMFFGGAYAAVVFSFRFAAAECVPPERRPRALSTVMAGGIFAGVIGPQLVTHTMNLWPPHLFAATFLAQAAVAALAAVVLAGVRLPRPAADVLAGGRPLAVILAQPRFIIAVVCGAVSYLLMNFVMTAAPLAMHLCGHAQEDANLGLQWHVIAMYGPSFFTGRLITRFGASSVVAAGLTLTGAAAIVGLAGVDVAHFWLSLILLGLGWNFGFVGASAMVLECHQPEERTRVQSVNDFIVFGMVALGSFSSGGLLTSYGWDTVLWVSFVPLALAASALALMAVRGARRLA, encoded by the coding sequence ATGCCTGACGCCTCCACGCTGACCGCCGAACGCGCACCCGCTCCCGTTGCCCGAGCCGGAACAGCGAACGTCCTCAGGCTGGCCATCGCACAGGCGCTCGCCGGGGCGAACTCTGTCGTCGTGTTCTCGACCGGTGCCATCGTCGGCGACATGCTGGCGCCGAGCAAGATCCTGGCGACGTTGCCGATTTCGATTTTCGTCGTCGGGATGGCCGCCTGCTCGCTCCCGGCCGGCAGTATCGCCCGACGCTACGGTCGCAACGCGGCCTTCATGAGCGGAACGAGCTGCGGGGTGCTCGTCGGGCTGCTGTCCGCGCTTGCCATCCTGGCAGCCAACTTCTGGCTGTTCAGCGCGGCCATGTTCTTCGGGGGTGCCTACGCCGCCGTGGTCTTCTCGTTCCGCTTCGCCGCGGCGGAGTGCGTCCCGCCCGAGCGGCGACCGCGCGCGCTGTCCACCGTCATGGCGGGCGGGATCTTCGCGGGGGTGATCGGCCCGCAACTCGTCACGCACACCATGAACCTGTGGCCGCCCCACCTGTTCGCCGCCACCTTCCTGGCTCAAGCAGCGGTCGCCGCACTGGCGGCCGTCGTTCTCGCCGGCGTCCGCCTGCCGCGCCCCGCCGCGGACGTTCTCGCCGGCGGGCGGCCCCTGGCGGTGATCCTGGCCCAGCCGCGCTTCATCATCGCGGTGGTCTGCGGGGCCGTGTCCTATCTGCTGATGAACTTCGTGATGACGGCGGCGCCGCTGGCGATGCACCTGTGCGGGCATGCGCAGGAGGACGCGAATCTCGGCCTCCAATGGCACGTGATCGCCATGTACGGCCCGAGCTTCTTCACCGGACGGCTGATCACGCGCTTTGGTGCGTCGAGCGTCGTGGCGGCCGGCCTCACGTTGACGGGCGCGGCCGCCATCGTTGGCCTTGCAGGCGTGGACGTCGCGCATTTCTGGCTGTCCCTGATCCTCCTGGGCCTGGGCTGGAACTTCGGCTTCGTGGGGGCTTCGGCGATGGTGCTGGAATGCCACCAGCCCGAGGAACGGACGCGGGTGCAGTCGGTCAACGACTTCATCGTGTTCGGCATGGTGGCCCTGGGTTCGTTCTCATCCGGAGGTCTGCTCACGAGCTACGGATGGGACACGGTCCTCTGGGTCTCGTTCGTGCCACTGGCTCTTGCAGCTTCGGCGCTGGCGTTGATGGCCGTGCGAGGCGCACGCCGACTGGCTTGA
- a CDS encoding lysozyme inhibitor LprI family protein: MSKPLVLTLALSALTTLAPLPARAASFPCDKAEAPDEKAICAHLPLNDRDVEMATRFEILKSVLPMGGQGKLRDDQEAWLKERQACGGDVACLKAAYETRLKVLRGVLSEFAKQGP, from the coding sequence ATGTCGAAGCCGCTCGTCCTCACCCTGGCGCTCTCCGCCCTGACGACCCTCGCTCCGCTCCCCGCTCGGGCCGCGAGCTTCCCGTGCGACAAGGCCGAGGCGCCCGACGAGAAGGCGATCTGCGCCCATCTCCCGCTCAACGACCGGGACGTCGAGATGGCGACCCGGTTCGAGATCCTGAAGAGCGTGCTGCCGATGGGCGGCCAGGGCAAGCTGCGCGACGACCAAGAGGCGTGGCTCAAGGAGCGGCAGGCCTGCGGGGGCGACGTCGCCTGCCTCAAAGCCGCCTACGAGACCCGGCTCAAGGTCCTGCGCGGGGTGCTGTCGGAATTCGCCAAGCAGGGTCCGTAA
- a CDS encoding AraC family transcriptional regulator, whose product MKWEPIETPPGLVPPRPVTVRAQTIPARGYFAEHAHRWHQIVYATSGVLTVAVEGRSFVISPEQAVWLPTGVRHRVGSLLGAQFRSLWVADEAGRDVEDRPTVFAVQPLLRALILEAVALEGAQDDDGYAGRVTALILDQFRRARPLPGALPWPRGGPLVGLCEALYANPADTRGPEEWGRDLGMSERTLARRFETDIGMSLRSWRRRLRLFRAVEPMGGGRSVTETAMQLGYGSTSAFVYAFRTELGSTPQAYMREQISG is encoded by the coding sequence ATGAAGTGGGAGCCGATCGAGACGCCGCCTGGCTTGGTGCCGCCCCGGCCGGTGACCGTGCGTGCCCAGACGATCCCGGCGCGCGGGTACTTCGCCGAGCACGCACACCGCTGGCACCAAATCGTCTACGCCACCTCCGGGGTGCTCACGGTGGCCGTGGAAGGGCGCTCCTTCGTGATCTCGCCGGAGCAGGCCGTGTGGCTGCCGACCGGCGTCCGACACCGGGTCGGATCGCTTCTCGGCGCCCAGTTCCGCAGCCTTTGGGTCGCCGATGAGGCCGGACGGGACGTGGAGGATCGCCCCACGGTGTTCGCTGTGCAACCCTTGCTGCGAGCCCTGATCCTGGAGGCTGTGGCGCTGGAAGGGGCGCAGGACGATGACGGCTATGCCGGTCGCGTCACCGCCCTCATCCTCGACCAATTCCGACGGGCCCGTCCGCTGCCGGGGGCGCTGCCCTGGCCGCGCGGGGGTCCTTTGGTCGGGCTGTGTGAAGCGCTCTATGCCAATCCGGCCGATACGCGTGGGCCCGAAGAATGGGGGCGTGACCTCGGGATGTCGGAACGGACCCTGGCGCGGCGTTTCGAGACCGACATCGGGATGAGCCTGCGATCTTGGCGGCGACGCCTGCGCTTGTTCAGGGCCGTCGAGCCGATGGGCGGCGGCAGGAGTGTGACCGAGACCGCCATGCAACTCGGCTACGGCTCGACGTCCGCGTTCGTTTACGCGTTCCGCACTGAGCTCGGCAGCACGCCGCAAGCCTACATGCGCGAGCAGATCTCAGGGTAA
- a CDS encoding VWA domain-containing protein — MSAFLPAWLSALLSAFDLAAPWALLALPLPLLAARLIPPEPEGGSGALRVPGTLVGDGRTGADLAARGRRRALLTWTLWIALVAALSVPRLVLPAAALPASGREIMIAMDLSGSMERRDFALDGETVNRLTAVKRVGTDFIRRRAGDRIGLVIFADQAYVAAAPSFDTAAVARALDEATIGISGRSTGIGDGLGLALRRLDPRDAGGEAASGAKPGEKAAKAVILLSDGANNAGQTAPKDVAELARELGIKVYTIALGPRDMADADGEQDVVDTETLRDMAQASGGEAFRVRTTDDLVRVADAIDRLEGGRALAPPLPLRRDLWPWPAALALLAAAALLASRRGA, encoded by the coding sequence ATGAGCGCATTCCTGCCCGCCTGGCTCAGCGCCCTGCTGTCGGCCTTCGACCTCGCCGCGCCCTGGGCGCTGCTGGCCCTGCCCCTGCCGCTACTGGCCGCCCGCCTGATCCCGCCCGAGCCGGAGGGCGGCAGCGGGGCGCTCCGCGTCCCCGGCACGCTGGTCGGCGACGGGCGCACCGGCGCTGATCTGGCCGCCCGCGGGCGGCGGCGGGCCCTGCTGACCTGGACGCTGTGGATCGCCCTGGTGGCGGCGCTGAGTGTTCCGCGCCTCGTCCTGCCGGCCGCCGCGCTCCCGGCCTCCGGCCGCGAGATCATGATCGCCATGGACCTGTCGGGCTCCATGGAGCGGCGCGACTTCGCCCTCGACGGCGAGACCGTGAACCGGCTCACCGCGGTCAAGCGCGTCGGCACCGACTTCATCCGCCGCCGGGCCGGTGACCGGATCGGCCTCGTGATCTTCGCCGACCAAGCCTACGTGGCCGCCGCCCCGAGCTTCGACACCGCGGCGGTCGCCCGGGCGCTGGACGAGGCGACGATCGGCATCAGCGGCCGTTCCACCGGGATCGGCGACGGCCTGGGGCTCGCCCTGCGGCGGCTCGATCCCCGGGATGCCGGAGGCGAGGCCGCGTCCGGAGCCAAGCCCGGCGAGAAGGCCGCGAAGGCCGTGATCCTGCTCTCGGACGGCGCCAACAATGCCGGCCAGACCGCCCCCAAGGACGTGGCGGAGCTCGCCCGGGAGCTGGGCATCAAGGTCTACACCATCGCGCTGGGCCCCCGCGACATGGCCGACGCCGACGGCGAGCAGGACGTGGTCGACACCGAGACCCTGCGCGACATGGCCCAGGCCAGCGGCGGCGAGGCGTTCCGGGTCCGCACCACGGACGACCTCGTCCGCGTCGCCGACGCCATCGACCGGCTGGAGGGCGGCCGCGCCCTGGCGCCGCCCCTGCCGCTGCGCCGGGACCTGTGGCCCTGGCCGGCCGCCCTGGCGCTGCTGGCCGCCGCCGCGCTGCTCGCCAGCCGGAGGGGGGCGTGA
- a CDS encoding pyruvate, water dikinase regulatory protein, giving the protein MGRSYFHLHLVSDSTGETLINVGRAAAAQYEGVSAIEHVYPLVRSAAQLDRVISEIRAAPGLVLYTLVGGDLGERLEEVARETGSPCLSVLRPVHDLLRAYLGAETTARPGAQHMLNAEYFKRIDAMNFTLAHDDGNLPDDLEEADVILLGVSRTSKTPTSIYLANRGLKTTNLPLVPGVPLPPAIERARKPLVVGLFASPERIVQIRQNRLSSLNADESSLYVDRSAVADEITASRRLFVKNRWPTIDVTRRSIEETAAAIVDLHRDHRLKFIAD; this is encoded by the coding sequence ATGGGCCGCAGCTACTTCCACCTCCACCTCGTCTCCGACTCCACCGGCGAGACGCTGATCAATGTCGGGCGCGCCGCGGCCGCGCAATACGAGGGCGTCTCGGCGATCGAGCACGTCTACCCGCTGGTCCGCTCGGCCGCGCAGCTCGACCGGGTGATCTCGGAGATTCGGGCGGCGCCGGGCCTCGTCCTCTACACCCTGGTCGGCGGCGATCTCGGCGAGCGGCTGGAGGAGGTCGCCCGCGAGACCGGCTCGCCCTGCCTGTCGGTGCTGCGGCCGGTCCACGACCTGCTGCGCGCCTATCTCGGCGCCGAGACCACGGCCCGCCCCGGCGCCCAGCACATGCTCAACGCCGAGTACTTCAAGCGCATCGACGCGATGAACTTCACGCTGGCCCACGACGACGGCAACCTGCCGGACGATCTGGAGGAGGCCGACGTGATCCTGCTCGGGGTCAGCCGGACCTCGAAGACGCCGACCTCGATCTACCTCGCCAATCGCGGCCTCAAGACCACCAACCTGCCGCTGGTGCCGGGCGTGCCGCTGCCGCCCGCGATCGAGCGCGCCCGGAAACCCCTGGTCGTCGGCCTGTTCGCCTCGCCGGAGCGGATCGTGCAGATCCGCCAGAACCGGCTGTCGAGCCTCAACGCCGACGAATCCTCCCTCTACGTCGACCGCTCGGCGGTGGCCGACGAGATCACCGCCTCCCGCCGGCTGTTCGTCAAGAACCGCTGGCCGACGATTGACGTGACCCGCCGCTCCATCGAGGAGACCGCGGCGGCGATCGTCGACCTCCACCGCGACCACCGGCTGAAGTTCATCGCGGACTGA
- the hemJ gene encoding protoporphyrinogen oxidase HemJ produces the protein MLYDWIKAGHVISLIAWMAGMLYLPRLFVYHASLPPGSEAQSATFKVMERRLLKAIMNPAMIATWVFGLTLAGMSGFYASVWLQAKFVLVLAMSGIHGWLARIVKDFAADRNTRGHKFYRVLNEVPTLLMIGIVILAIVKPGL, from the coding sequence GTGCTGTACGACTGGATCAAGGCCGGCCACGTCATCAGCCTGATCGCCTGGATGGCCGGGATGCTCTACCTGCCGCGGCTGTTCGTCTACCACGCGAGCCTGCCGCCGGGCTCCGAGGCGCAATCGGCGACCTTCAAGGTGATGGAGCGCCGCCTGCTCAAGGCAATCATGAACCCGGCCATGATCGCCACCTGGGTGTTCGGGCTCACGCTCGCCGGGATGAGCGGCTTCTACGCGAGCGTCTGGCTGCAGGCGAAGTTCGTGCTGGTCCTGGCGATGTCAGGGATCCACGGCTGGCTCGCCCGGATAGTCAAGGATTTCGCCGCCGACCGGAACACCCGCGGTCACAAGTTCTACCGGGTGCTCAACGAGGTGCCGACGCTGCTGATGATCGGCATCGTCATCCTGGCGATCGTCAAGCCGGGCCTCTGA
- a CDS encoding aspartate/glutamate racemase family protein, whose amino-acid sequence MLGVLGGMGPMATVDFLAKLVRATPAGRDQDHIPTLVCSAVDIPDRADAILGTGPDPLPAMRAALARLEAGGATRIAIPCNTAHHWHAALQAGTGLPILHIVDAVAETLARTGIETGGRVGLLATDGTLRAGLYRERLARREIACRAPGPEGQAAVAAAIRPVKAHRVAEARPLLEAQVRALSEAGCDRVVMACTEIPIALAGSDPSGLLVDATEALARACVAACRPDRGDAAAALPRAA is encoded by the coding sequence ATGCTCGGTGTACTCGGCGGGATGGGTCCGATGGCCACGGTGGACTTCCTGGCCAAGCTCGTGCGAGCGACGCCCGCGGGGCGCGACCAAGACCACATCCCGACCCTGGTCTGCTCGGCCGTCGACATCCCCGACCGCGCCGACGCGATCCTGGGCACCGGACCGGACCCGCTGCCGGCAATGCGCGCCGCCCTGGCGCGGCTCGAGGCCGGCGGCGCCACCCGGATCGCGATCCCCTGCAACACCGCCCATCACTGGCACGCGGCGCTGCAGGCCGGGACTGGCCTGCCGATCCTCCACATCGTCGACGCCGTGGCCGAGACCCTGGCGCGCACAGGGATCGAGACCGGCGGCCGGGTCGGCCTGCTCGCCACCGACGGCACCCTGCGGGCCGGGCTCTACCGGGAGCGGCTGGCGCGGCGCGAGATCGCGTGCCGCGCGCCCGGTCCGGAGGGTCAGGCCGCCGTGGCGGCGGCGATCCGCCCGGTGAAGGCGCACCGGGTCGCAGAGGCGCGGCCGCTCCTGGAGGCGCAGGTCCGGGCGCTGTCGGAGGCCGGCTGTGACCGGGTGGTGATGGCCTGTACGGAGATCCCGATCGCGCTCGCCGGGAGCGACCCGTCCGGCCTGCTGGTGGACGCCACCGAGGCGCTGGCGCGCGCCTGCGTGGCGGCTTGCCGGCCGGATCGCGGGGACGCCGCCGCGGCGCTGCCGCGCGCGGCCTGA
- a CDS encoding MgtC/SapB family protein: MTSYAALPEELKSGIGLLVAFVLGTIIGAERQYRQRTAGLRTAVLVAVGASAFVDLGMRLTGPDGGVRTVAYVISGIGFLGAGVIMKEGMNVRGLNTAATLWCSAAVGAFCGADLPLEAVFVMVTVLACNTALRPLVNAINRAPIRESATEATYEVQVTTAPGEAGPAQDLLVERLEAANYPVSSVVVEERGERAVDVVATLTASAVKAEELDAVTAELARAPGIRHATWSIQTAD, from the coding sequence ATGACCAGCTACGCCGCCCTCCCCGAAGAGTTGAAATCCGGCATCGGCCTGCTCGTGGCCTTCGTGCTCGGCACGATTATCGGCGCCGAGCGGCAGTACCGGCAGCGCACGGCGGGCCTGCGCACGGCCGTACTGGTGGCGGTCGGCGCCAGCGCCTTCGTGGATCTCGGCATGCGGCTGACCGGTCCGGACGGGGGCGTCCGCACGGTGGCCTACGTGATCTCCGGCATCGGCTTCCTCGGCGCCGGCGTGATCATGAAGGAGGGCATGAACGTCCGCGGCCTCAACACGGCCGCCACGCTGTGGTGCTCGGCCGCCGTCGGCGCGTTCTGCGGCGCCGACCTGCCCCTGGAGGCCGTGTTCGTGATGGTGACGGTGCTGGCCTGCAACACCGCGCTCCGGCCGCTGGTGAACGCCATCAACCGCGCGCCGATCCGCGAATCCGCCACCGAGGCGACCTACGAGGTCCAGGTCACCACGGCACCCGGCGAGGCCGGGCCGGCCCAGGACCTGCTGGTCGAGCGCCTGGAGGCGGCCAATTACCCGGTCAGCAGCGTCGTGGTCGAGGAGCGCGGCGAGCGCGCGGTCGACGTGGTGGCAACCCTGACGGCCAGCGCCGTGAAGGCGGAGGAGCTTGACGCCGTCACCGCCGAGCTCGCCCGCGCCCCGGGCATCCGCCACGCCACCTGGTCGATCCAGACGGCGGATTGA
- a CDS encoding VWA domain-containing protein: protein MSALDAFALLRPWWFLAIPVVALLALRAAWRAAPLGDWARAVDPALMAHLARTGAVLGGRRQANRAAALAAGLIALALTGPAVERADGRTFRNLDETVLVVDLSRSVTEGGNLQGVRQAAAAVAEAAGTRAVALVVYAGDAYLAASPTTDRDSLGTTLFALDADTVPDRGSHPERGLALARRTLAEASVVAADVVLISDGDGIGEAATREARAIAEHGWRLQALFVPADKPLPPNVPKPDRTALDALARAGGGTTADIDTPGPVLDAVGAGLSQHLAAGGYGVLAYADLGRWLLLLAALPALVLFRRSA, encoded by the coding sequence ATGAGCGCCCTCGACGCATTCGCGCTCCTGCGCCCCTGGTGGTTCCTGGCGATCCCGGTCGTCGCCCTGCTGGCGCTCCGCGCCGCGTGGCGCGCGGCGCCGCTCGGCGACTGGGCCCGGGCGGTCGATCCGGCGCTGATGGCGCATCTCGCCCGGACCGGCGCGGTGCTGGGCGGACGGCGGCAGGCGAACCGCGCCGCGGCGCTCGCGGCCGGGCTGATCGCCCTCGCCCTCACCGGCCCCGCGGTGGAGCGCGCCGACGGGCGCACCTTCCGCAACCTCGACGAGACCGTGCTCGTCGTCGACCTGTCCCGTTCGGTCACCGAGGGCGGCAACCTTCAGGGCGTCCGGCAGGCCGCCGCCGCGGTGGCCGAGGCCGCCGGCACCCGGGCGGTGGCGCTCGTCGTCTATGCCGGCGACGCCTACCTCGCCGCCTCCCCGACCACCGACCGCGACAGCCTCGGCACCACCCTGTTCGCCCTCGACGCCGACACGGTGCCGGACCGGGGCTCCCATCCCGAGCGCGGGCTGGCGCTCGCCCGCCGCACCCTGGCGGAGGCCAGCGTGGTCGCGGCCGACGTGGTGCTGATCAGCGACGGCGACGGCATCGGCGAGGCTGCGACCCGGGAGGCGCGCGCCATCGCCGAGCACGGCTGGCGCCTCCAGGCCCTGTTCGTCCCGGCCGACAAGCCGCTGCCGCCGAACGTCCCGAAGCCCGACCGGACCGCCCTCGACGCCCTCGCGCGGGCCGGCGGCGGCACGACCGCCGACATCGACACCCCCGGCCCGGTGCTCGACGCGGTCGGGGCCGGGCTCAGCCAGCACCTCGCGGCCGGCGGCTACGGGGTGCTGGCCTACGCAGATCTCGGGCGCTGGCTGCTGCTGCTCGCGGCCCTGCCGGCCCTGGTGCTGTTCCGCAGGAGCGCGTGA
- the crcB gene encoding fluoride efflux transporter CrcB translates to MINTLIVILGAGLGGGTRHGINVAVARLLPGLGFPLATLIINVLGSFLMGVLAEGFALRGAAGHPARLFLTTGVLGGFTTFSTFSLDAISLYQRGETAAAALYVVASVAAGLIGLVAGLALVRTVLSGS, encoded by the coding sequence ATGATCAACACCCTCATCGTCATCCTCGGGGCCGGGCTCGGCGGCGGGACCCGCCACGGCATCAACGTCGCGGTGGCGCGGCTGCTGCCGGGCCTCGGCTTCCCGCTGGCCACGCTGATCATCAACGTGCTGGGCTCGTTCCTGATGGGCGTGCTCGCCGAGGGCTTCGCCCTGCGGGGCGCGGCCGGCCACCCGGCGCGGCTGTTCCTGACCACCGGCGTGCTCGGCGGCTTCACCACCTTCTCGACCTTCTCCCTCGACGCAATCAGCCTGTACCAGCGGGGCGAGACCGCCGCGGCCGCGCTCTACGTGGTGGCCTCGGTCGCCGCCGGGCTGATCGGCCTCGTGGCGGGCCTCGCCCTGGTGCGGACGGTCCTGAGCGGGAGCTGA
- a CDS encoding EF-hand domain-containing protein has protein sequence MPAILITPARALAAALALGLAVPAALSSSALARSAGTERTLKAVDTDNDGTIDLAEAQAAAGKVFDGAETDKDGTVDAKELKGRLSKKDLKAADTDSDGTLDRKEYLALVEQRFKAADPDDDGTLDAKELKTPAGRSLLQLLK, from the coding sequence ATGCCCGCGATCCTGATCACACCCGCCCGCGCGCTGGCCGCGGCCCTCGCCCTCGGCCTGGCCGTCCCGGCCGCTCTGTCCTCCTCGGCCCTGGCCCGGTCCGCCGGCACCGAGCGCACGCTGAAAGCGGTCGACACCGACAACGACGGCACGATCGATCTGGCCGAGGCGCAGGCCGCCGCCGGCAAGGTCTTCGACGGCGCCGAGACCGACAAGGACGGCACCGTCGACGCCAAGGAGCTGAAGGGCCGGCTCAGCAAGAAGGACCTGAAGGCGGCCGACACCGATTCCGACGGCACCCTCGACCGCAAGGAATACCTCGCCCTGGTCGAGCAGCGCTTCAAGGCCGCCGATCCCGACGACGACGGCACGCTCGACGCCAAGGAACTCAAGACCCCGGCGGGACGGAGCCTGCTGCAGCTCCTCAAGTAG